Genomic window (Zingiber officinale cultivar Zhangliang chromosome 2B, Zo_v1.1, whole genome shotgun sequence):
aagtcctaattgaAGGTTAGACAACAAAAAAgttctaatgagtgaagctaggcactagaagtcttaactggagattaggcaacGGAAAAGTTCTAGTGAATGAAGTTGGACAGTGGAAGTCCTAAATAGAGGTTAAATAATAGTGAACTAGATAATGAAAGTCCTAGCGGGGCTAGGCAGTGAAGACCTAATTGGgaactaggtagtggaagtcttaGCGGAGTTAGGCATGAAGACCTAGTTGGAAACTAAGCAACGGAAGTCCTAGCGGGGCTAGGcaaaggaaaaagtccaagtggtcaaAGGTTGAACTGATACTTGGTGATTGAAAATCTAATGGAAAATTGGCAAGAGATGGAacgtccaagtgggtcaagggttaaccggacacttggtgaagaagctctggcaagtcaaggttgactagatgctaaGAAATGGTAAGTCCTAACAAGTTATGGATGACTTTAGGATTGGTCAAAGGAACCCTAAACTTAAGATCAAAGTTTAGAGTTGGGCAATCGATGACTTAATAATTTAGCCAAGGCCAATCGCTGTCTAAttgattggaacatgctccaatcGATTAGGTTGATTGCCTAATTGATTGAGAGTTTTTCGCAAGAGCACAGAAAGTAAGGAATTGATTGGGTCATGCTAATCGATTAGAGGTGTCATCACGAGAGCATTGAAGGTGCTGAAATTGATTGGGAAATCGATTCCGGTAATGCCAATCGATTTTGGGCAATCGATTAGGCTATGTTTATTTTGCGAACAGAAAGCCTTGAATCAATTGGGGCAATTGATTAAGGCAAACTCCAATCGATTAGGGCAAACAATTAGGTAGTATTTTTGTGAGAACAGAAAACTTCTAATCGATTAGAAGCAGCCAAATTGATTGGTATGGTTCATCAATCAATTAGATGGGTGAAAAGAGTCATTCTATAGGTTTTGAACGGTTAGATAACATGACAGTCGACTAGGGGaaagcctaatcgattaggagacATTTTCCAATCCTAGAGAAATCCTAGAAAAGGGGGTTCTATGAAGAGTTGTTCATGCCGGTTCTTAGAGATTCTAAGGCGAAGTGTTGCTGTATTTCCAAGTCAATAAGAGGTATTTCTGAACAACAAGAGATTAAGCAAGAAAGGTTTTCATTATGTTGTGtatttacttcctttttcttgttgtattcttgtTTCGAGTTTGTATGAGACTTTTTGCCTCTAGAAAGTTTCCCAGAAGGATGGACTTCATAATGGATGCGATTGTGAGAACTAGacccttagattagtcatctcaagagATGAAGATTAAGTAAAACGAGAGGTGTTAGCATTACTTCAAGGTTTTCACTGCAAATTAGCTCAACATAAAAGGTTAGAATGGTGCCAAGGGAGGCCTCGACATAGCCATTTTGATGTTCAAGTTAATCAAGTGGCTAAGCAGTTGGAAAGTAGAAGAAGttggttggcttatgtgtgtgcataTATGCGCTCACGAGAGCAGCCTCCCAATTATACTACCCCTAGGGGGAGGCACAAACCCCACCTTTAATTTTGATCGTGGGGTAGCCATGCGGAGCCACGTGCTTTATCCTCATCCCCTAGTCGTCCCACGTTCTCTGCTTATCCTGGCACCCTCGTTCTCCACGATTAGAGGGAGTAGGAGAGCAACAAAGCTGTGGAGGTCTGGCGTGTAGCAGTAGAGCGTGGAGTTCTAGCATGGAACAACAGAGCTAGAGCTATGGAGATCTAGCTTGGAGTATTAGACGTGTAGAGATCTGCATAGTATACCAAACTCGTAGAGATCAACATGGAGTACCAGATCTATAGAGATCGGTGTGGAGTATTAGACCTCAAAGGGTCTGCGTGGAGTACCAGACTTGTAGAGGTATGGCAGGTTAGCCCGGGTTGTGATTTCCGAGTGAGACAACTGAGCTAGAGTTAGTTCTTAAGTAAGCTTAACTTTGGCTGGTGATTGATCTAATTCACCTAGGTTTGAACCTCCTATTGCTTCACTGACTAAGTGAACTTGACCTACCCATGCTCATTTTGGCCTGAGCCTGAATCTGACTTAGGCAGGTTTAATCTACTAAACTTTTACAAACAACTAAGCAGGAGTCTTAACTCCATGGGTACATATATGTGGATGCTCTTAATATCCACCACACCAATAATATTTAAAGGTTTGATAAACACGAATAATACTAGTAATTATAGTTCATAACTTTTATAATATAGACGTTTTATCTCTAGTCAACGATCAATATTAATCAACACAGTAAACATGATATTATAGTAGTTATACTATAATTTAGACAATTTATTTCTGATTAATATTAGTAAGCATTATATTATAGTAACTTTGAGATTATAACTATTAGTTAGgaaatcataattattataattatataatagCTATGAAATTATAGCGGCTTGTAGTTATAGTTATGAACTTTAGCagttataataatattaaaaataaaaataattttagaaagtaAAATATGAGAGGGTATGTCATCTTGATAATAAACGAAAAAGAAAAGTTGCTTCGATAATTTCAATAGAATAGACACTTTTTTATTTTActgtaataaataaaaaaatgaaaaatgagttTTACCTCTTTTTCCCAGTCACATCTGATGGTAATGAAAGCCAGAATTAATGTCTGGACTGCTGTTCCACCGACCATTCCACCCCAAATACCCTgccattttttttaacaattagatattattattattattattatttgttttctgaaaaaataaaaaatataccaGAACTCCGAGATTGAAGATCCAGCCCATGAATACTCCAAGGGGAACTCCAATTAAATAGTAGCTGCCAATATTGACATATGCCACCGTCGCCTGCCACCCTGATCCAACGGCTACTCCTGCACATTTATTTCTTCTCAAATTATTTCTCTTTATCcaaagtgttattttttttaaaaattttctaacatAAAATAGAATTTAACCTGAGAGAACCGGTTGGATGCTGTTGAGCAAAATGGTGGCTGCCAATATCACAGAGAGCTTGTCCACAGCTTCGATCACGATCGGGCTGGAGGTGAAGATGAGGGCGAATTTGTCGTGGAGGGACATGATGAGGACCCAGAAGAAGAGACCGATCACCGACGAGGTCGTAACCGATACAATGGTCGCGAACTTTGCACCTCTACCATTGCCCGCCCCAAGCTCATTGGCCACTCGCACTCTGCCGTAAACAAAAGACAATATTATTTAACTCTATAAATGTGGCAATTAGACGATCATGCGACTGATGATTGAGTTGGGTCTAAGAATGGCCCAATTGGGGGCGCACAACAATCAATGAAGAAACAGACGTTCCGACGACTTGAAAAATTTGGGTAAGCGTGAAGAAgagatttgaattttgaatatacCCAGTCCCGGCAAAAAATCCCAGAGGAATCATCATCTCCCAGCCATTTATGTTCATGCTGCACGAATCACGctggattattattattatcgatGTGTGTTTGCGCCGCAGATGATGAACTGGTTGTGATAAAGAATCGTAATGTTTTACCAAATCGAGATTGCGTCGACGGCGATCTTGGCGTTCTTGAGATTCCCCGTCAATAAGACCAAGATTCTGTAGTACCAATTCTCCAAGCTGCATGCAGCAATCGGAGTAGAGTTAGCGTCGGAGAGGAAAGATTTGTTGGTTAATCAGTTGTATGCGGATCGCCGGAAACAGAGCGAACAGACCAGAGCATGACGCCGGAGGCGGCGGAGAGCTTCGTGAAGTCCCAGAGGCCGACGAAGGCCTCGAGAGAGAAGCCCTTCCAGGTGTCCGGGCAGCCGCCTCCGACGACGTAGGCGAACAGCATGGCGGCGGCGGCCCACCACGAGAAACTGAGCGTGAGCGCGGTACCGACGAGGCCGAACTTGAGCCTGGCGACGAAGAGCCAGGTGATGAAGACATGGACGAGGAGCGCGGTGAAGGAGAAGGCGGCGTTGACGTTGTTCTTGAGCTGGCACTGGAGGAACCGAGTGAGCGGCAAGAGGAAGACGAAGCAGAAGTGGGTGGGGATGAACAAGAGGGACACCGCGCCGGCCTGCGCCGCCAGGTCCGGCGGCTGCCCTGTCAGGAGGAGCGCCTGCGTGGCGAACAAGTAAATCGGAAGGAGGAGGACGGCGCAGAGGAAAAGGACTATCCACGACCGCTGCAGGTAGATGCCGAGCATGTGGAACTTCCTCGCGCCGTAGGCTTGGCCGCACATCGTCTCCATGGCGCTCGCCATGCCCAGCTGCACGATCGAAGCTTACAAACCTGATGGAAGAGAGGGTAAACAAAAGCATTAAGCTACCGGCCGCCGTACCATCAGACCGAAGCTAAAGCCGACGATGACGGTGCTGGCAATGGTGATGGAGGCGAGCTCGAGGTCGCCGAGGTGGCCGGCGAAGGCCTGCGTGATGACGTTCATGCTGTAAAGGGCGACCCTCCCGAAGATGGCCGGTCCGACGATCTGCCACAGCTTCTTCGACTCAATCCAACTCCTCTTCGCCAGTCCGGCGATCTCCTGATCCTCCTCGTCCCGATCGCCGCCTGGGCGATCCAAAAGCGGCGCCGCCTCCATTGGCCTCTTCCTCCTCCGTGCCCTGTTCTTGTGGCGGTGGAGAATTGTGTGGCCTTGTCTCTTGCTCTTTCTTTGGGGTTGTCGTAGTTGCTTTGGACTCTTCCAAGTAATCGAGGGACCACTGTTCTTTTATATAAATGGAATTAATGTTAATTTTCTAACAATGGGTCATGTAGTTAATATTTCCAAGCTTTTAGTTCTAAAGGGATTCAGCAATTTAATGAACCTCACTTTATTCGATAttcaaattaattatcaaactgtGTAAATTACACTGATTTCCCAAATTACCCTATTGCTAACCCCCCAAACCCTAAATATGATGAGGACGGTTTCGCAGGACTAAATGAATCAAATATTGAATAAGTTTGGTGATTGATTTATAAAATTCATCTAGGTTTGTTCAATTATAAAgagaatatataaaataaataaatttgaacactaCTGACTTTGATTTTTCAACGTTCACAAATattcttatttattaatttatacaaaatttaattactaaaaataatatatatatatatatatatatatatataattttatagattttttatattcttttaaaattccatgaataggtaaaattttaaaataaattataagaaTAACAATATTGATAATAAAACCCAATTAACGTAGTTGGTTCATGAATGAGTATTATTGTCAATATAcctttgtttaatttttaacatgtacgaaatgttttattggatgttttaacctatatatattattattactaGACGAAGCCCCTCATGAATTGTTGAAGGGACCGTGGAAGTAACTATTTTATCTTTGACTACTAATGAATAGTTAAcctcaataaaatttttaataaataagtttgaataaattcataagtaaataagtttgaaaattttctgaTTTAGACCTTTATTGAACTCAATTTTATGATTAACTCGGCTACCTTACCATGATTTTAGCAACCTAAGTTTCCTAGCTGTGATTTTGTCATAAACCTCTAGTTTTTCCGATAGGGGTATTTGGTAAAATCGAAATTGAGTGTGTGATTCTCAGAAATTTATAGAGTAGAATGCCTAATTTGATAACATGATTGAGGAGATCGGATTCTCATGTCTACCTGCTGTAAATTAGgagattatatataatataattatagtTGGATCGTGGATGTGATTTCATCATAAttgtttatgattttttttttctgaatttgCTTTTCTATCTATGTTATAATTTGAATCTGGGTGAGCGGGACCGTCGATGAATATGATGGATGAATGATGGATTATCGGACGATCTATGATCGTTTATCCAGACTCAAACAataatctaaataaaaaaataaatataaaaaaattataattaattacgaTCGAATAGTCACAAT
Coding sequences:
- the LOC122047512 gene encoding protein DETOXIFICATION 27-like, coding for MEAAPLLDRPGGDRDEEDQEIAGLAKRSWIESKKLWQIVGPAIFGRVALYSMNVITQAFAGHLGDLELASITIASTVIVGFSFGLMLGMASAMETMCGQAYGARKFHMLGIYLQRSWIVLFLCAVLLLPIYLFATQALLLTGQPPDLAAQAGAVSLLFIPTHFCFVFLLPLTRFLQCQLKNNVNAAFSFTALLVHVFITWLFVARLKFGLVGTALTLSFSWWAAAAMLFAYVVGGGCPDTWKGFSLEAFVGLWDFTKLSAASGVMLCLENWYYRILVLLTGNLKNAKIAVDAISICMNINGWEMMIPLGFFAGTGVRVANELGAGNGRGAKFATIVSVTTSSVIGLFFWVLIMSLHDKFALIFTSSPIVIEAVDKLSVILAATILLNSIQPVLSGVAVGSGWQATVAYVNIGSYYLIGVPLGVFMGWIFNLGVLGIWGGMVGGTAVQTLILAFITIRCDWEKEALRASSRMEKYSSSSSKP